The region CTACATACGCGCTGGAACGGCCAGCTCTATGCGGTTCTGGGCAACGAGGGTGAAGACGGCCGCTGGCAAATGCGCTTCTGGTGGAAGCCCTTCGTGCCGCTGCTCTGGCTGGGTGGCCTTCTCGTGGCATTTGGCGGCCTGCTCGCGTTGATTGGCCGCGTCGCCCACGATATCCGGCGCTTGCGGGCCGAAGGCAAGATCGCCTGGCGCAAGTCGCAGCAGGAGCAACTCAAGTGACCGAGCCCGCGCCCAAGCGCTCCGGATTGGCCATCTGGCTCCCGCTGATCCTGTTCGGCGCATTCTTCGCCCTTGTGATCTGGGGCCTAGTCCGCCCGGCTGACCGCGAAGTGGCAAGCACCTTCATCGGCAAGCCACTGCCGCAGTTCAATCTCGCGGCAGCAACCGACGACAGGCCCGGGCTGAACACGGCCGAGATGAAGGGCAAGCCAAGGCTGCTGAATGTCTTTGCGAGCTGGTGTATTCCTTGCGCGGTCGAAGCGCCGCAATTGGAAGCGCTGCGTCAGCAGGGCATCGAGATCGACGGTGTTGCCTTGCGTGATCGCAAGCAGGACCTTGAGGACTTTCTTGCGAGAAACGGCAATCCCTTCGCCCGCATCGGCAAGGACGATCTCTCGGAAGTGCAGCTCGCCATTGGCTCGTCCGGCGTACCAGAGACTTTTGTGATCGATGCCAAAGGGGTGATCCGGTATCAGCACATTGGCGAGATCCGTCCCGAGGATGTGCCGCTCATTCTTGAAAAGCTGAAGGAGGCGCAATCGTGAAGCGCCTTTTCTTCCCGATCATGGCTTTGCTGGCGGCTCAGCCGCTCTTCGCTCAGGATCAACTGCCTCCCGCACCTTATGCCTACAAGCAGCTTGAAGACCCGGCGCAAGAGGCCAAGGCACAGCGATTGATGGAGACGCTGCGCTGTCTCAAGTGCCAGAGCCAGGCCATTTCGGATTCCGATGCGCCGATGGCTGGCGACATGCGGCATCAAGTCCGCACCCGCATCAAGGCCGGCGAGGATCCCGAGGCCATTCGCGCCTGGCTCGTTGAGCGCTATGGCGATTACGTCAGCTATGCGCCGCAGAACAAGCCGATCATGTGGCCGCTGTTTGCGGCTCCGCTGGTCATCCTGCTGCTTGCGGCGATCTTGCTGCGCGGCCGTTTCCGCAAAGGCGCAAAGCCGGAGGGCGGCGAATGACCTGGATCCTGATCGTGCTGGTTGCAGCGATAGTTTTCGCGCTGCTGGCTTTTGTGTTGAAGATGCCGCGTGCCGGTTGGGAGCTGTCAGGCGCGGCATTGCTCGTCGGGATTGCGGGTTATGCGCTGCAAGGGCACCCTGGCACGCCCGGTGCGCCCAAGGCGCCGATCGAGAACAAGCGCGCTGCGGACGAGGCTCTGGTCAAGCAACGCCAGCAGATGGGCGACCAGTTCGCGCAAGGGCAGAGCTGGATGATCCTGGCCGACGGACTTGCCCGGCAGGGGCAATACGGCGCCGCGGCGGAAGTGCTGCGCAAGGGAACGCAGCAGTTCCCCCAGGATGCTGACCTGTGGGTTTCGCTCGGTAACGCCTTGGTGGGCCACAGTGATGGGATCATCACGCCGGCGGCGCAATTCGCGTTCCAGAAAGCGGCAGCGATTGCGCCGGATCATCCCGGCCCCCGTTCTTCATGGGTCTGGCACTCGCCCAGTCCGGCAGGCTAGCCGATGCTCGCGCGATGTGGGCAGAGCTGCTCCGGCGTTCTCCCGCAGACGCTCCCTATCGCGCGGATCTGTCAGAACGAATCCAGCGGATCGACTCGATGCTGGCGGCAAGCTCCAGCGCGGTGACCGCGGGGGCGCCGGTTCCGGTACCCTCTCCAGAAGCTGGCGCCTCCAACCAAGCTGCTGAATAAAAAGCAGAAAAATGGCGTTCGGAACGGCTGCATATGCCGTTCGTTATCCTCGCGCGCGGCCGTTTTCCAGCCCATTGCGGGTGCATTGGGGCAGTGCTAAAGCGCCGCGCCGCACCGCCCTTCTGGTGGTTGCGATCGAGGCTGTGAGCCCGGGGCACTGTTGCCATGAGTAATGCTGTCAGCAATGCCGAACATGCCAGTGGGGGCGCGCCTGCGCACAACGCCGGCCACGGCCATGCAGGGCACTCGCACGGCTCCCTGACGAAGCTTGCTGTCGGCGCGATCGGCGTCGTATTCGGCGACATCGGCACCAGCCCGCTTTACGCTCTGCGCGACACGTTTGCAGGGCACCACAAGCTCCCGCTGGACCTGCTGCACATCTACGGCATCATCAGCCTGATGTTCTGGTCGATGATGATCATTGTGACGTTCAAGTACGTCTCGATCATCATGCGCGCCGACAACAAGGGTGAAGGCGGCAGCCTCGCGCTGCTTGCGCTGATCAACCAGCACACGGATGGCAAGCGCTGGGGCAAGGGATCATCCTGCTCGGCGTGTTTGCCACCGCGCTGTTCTATGGTGACTCGATGATCACCCCGGCGGTCTCGGTGATGGGCGCGATCGAAGGCGTCGCAGTTTACCGGCCTGACATGCATCCCCTGATCGTGCCGCTGGTCGTCGGTATCCTAATCGGCCTGTTCTTCATCCAGAGCCGCGGGACCGAAAAGGTTGCCGCGTTCTTCGGGCCGATCATGCTGGTCTATTTCGGCACCATTGCAGTGCTCGGCAGCCTCAGCATCGCCGAATACCCCCAGGTCATCACCGCGCTCAGTCCGCACCACGCGGTCACCATGTTCATCTCCGACCCATGGCGAGGTTTCCTCGCGATGGGCGCCGCCGTGCTCGCGGTGACCGGCGCTGAGGCGCTTTACGCTGACATGGGCCACTTCGGCCGAAGCCCGATCCGCATGTCGTGGCTGGTCTTCGTCCTGCCGGCGCTGGTGCTCAACTATCTCGGCCAGGCATCGTTGCTGATCCGCAATCCGGCCGCGCTCGAAAGCCCGTTCTATTACCTTGCGCCAGAGTGGTTCCAATGGCCGCTGCTGTTCATCGCCTCATGCGCTGCAGTGATTGCTTCGCAGGCGGTCATCTCCGGCGCATTCTCGGTGACGCAGCAGGCAATCCAGCTTGGTTTCATCCCGCGCATGACGATCAAGCACACCTCGACCGCAGCCGGCCAGATCTACATCCCGGTGATCAACTGGGCGCTGATGATCGCGGTGATCCTGCTGGTGCTGGTGTTCCAGCGCTCGTCCAACCTTACCGCCGCCTATGGCATCGCGGTGACCGGGGCGATGTTGATCGACAACTTCCTGCTGGCGGTCGTGCTGTTCAAGCTGTGGCATTGGAAGGCCCCTGCGGCCGTCGCCATGCTGGCCCTGTTCTTCGCAATCGACGGGGCATACCTTGGCGCCAACATGACCAAGATCCCTGACGGTGGCTGGGTGCCGCTGGTAATGGGCATTGCCATCTTCACCTTGCTGACAACTTGGTCACGCGGGCGTGCCCTGATGCGGGAGAACATGGCCGAAGGCACGATCCCGCTCGAGGTCTTTACCAAGTCCGCGCATTCGAGCGCGGCCCGGGTATCCGGCACGGCAATCTTCATGGCCTCGACCGCCGCTGGCGTTCCTTCGGCACTGTTGCACAACATCAAGCACAACAAGGTGCTGCACGAGCGCGTCGTGATCCTCACCGTCTCGATCGAAGACGTGCCTTACATGGATGAGGGCGAACGCTACGCCGTCAAGGACTTCGGCAATGGCTTTTACCGCCTGACCCTGCGTTTCGGCTTCCTAGAGGAAACCGACGTGCCCGGCGCATTGAAGGGCGTGAGCATGTGCGGCGAGCCGTTCAACATGATGAAGACCAGCTTCTTCCTGTCACGCCAGACCCTGATTCCTTCGGACAAGCCCGGCATGGCGCTGTGGCGAGAGAAGCTGTTTGCCTGGATGCTGCGCAACGCGGCAAGTGCCATGGAGTTCTTCCGGCTTCCCACCAACCGCGTTGTCGAACTCGGTAGCCAGCTGAAGATCTGACCGGTCCGCTTCGGTTCATCCGGTTTCCAGCTAAGGATATTGGAATTCGTCAGAATTCCGTTACTTCTGGCCCATTGTGGCAACAGGGGCGCCCGCATGTCCGATAGCGCGTTACTGCGCGAAATTCTCGATGCTCAGCTCGAAACTGTCTGCCGTTTTCGGTCTGACGGGCTGATCCTGTTCGTCAACCGAGCTTACGCGGCCACCCTCGCGCGCGAGCCGCATGAGTTGACGGGCAGAAACCTTTGGGATTTCGTCACCGGAGAGGACCAGAACCATGTCCGCGCCATGTTGCGCAATCTGACTCCTGCGCATCCGGAACTGACCATCGAAAACCGTTTCGAAGCGGCGGGTGGGACCCGGTGGATGCTGTGGCGCAATCACGCCCTTGAATTCGACGATGCAGGCGAGTGGTCGGTTGCCCAATCGACCGGCATCGACATTACCGAGCGCAAGCAACTGGAAGAGCAACTGAAGCTGCTCGTTGATGAATTGAACCATCGCGTCAAGAACACGCTGATGGTGGTGCAGGCGATGGCCCACCAGACCTTTCGCGGGGGAGGTGCTGCCGATGGTCGGATCGGCACATTCAGCAACAGGCTCGCCGCTCTGTCCGGCGCCCATGACGCCCTGAGCCGGACCAACTGGGCGGGAGCGCACCTCGCCGACATTGTCAACCACGGGCTGCTGATCTGCAGGGCAGATGACATGCGGCTCGACGTGTCGGGGCCGGATGTGGTCATGCCGGCGAATGCCACAGTTTCGCTGGTGATGGTCCTGCATGAACTGGCCACCAACGCGATGAAATACGGCGCGCTGTCAGGCCTGACCGGCCGAGTGACGGTGCGTTGGGCAGTCGATGAATCCGAAATGGTTGTAATAGATTGGGTGGAGAGTGGTGGCCCTGCGGTGAATGTGCCGGAACGCAGGGGTTTCGGCTCGCGCCTCTTGACCGAAGCGATACCCCGCCAGCTTGGTGGCCGGGTTGATCTGGACTATAATGAGGCCGGGTTACGATGCCGTATCGCGGTGCCGCATGTCCGGCCAACTCCTGGGACGCACGATGATTGACGGCAAACGCATACTGGTTGTTGAAGACGAGTTCATAGTCGCCGCCATGTTGTGCGATGCCTTGGAAGATCACGGCGCAGTGCCATTGGGGCCTGTCGGCAGGGTGAGCGAGGGCCTGGAGGCGATCGCTGCAGGCGGCATCGATGCAGCGGTCCTCGATTGGAACCTTGCCGGGGAATCCGGCTCGTCTCTGGCAGAAGCACTTGCCGCGCGCGAAGTGCCCTTCATCATTGCCACGGGCTATGGGTCTGTCGATCCGCCGTTCAATGATCGGCCAATTCTCAGCAAGCCTTATGTATCGGCTCATCTCATCGAAAAGCTTGCCGGTCTTTTCACAAGCTGACCTCCAATCACGTCGATGCCCGGAGCGGCAGTGCCGCCCCGGGAGATCGGATCAGTCCTTCTTGGCTTCCGCCACCGATTCATTGTGAAGGCTGGCTTCGGCTTCGGCGGCTTCCTGCTTGGTAGCCGCAGCTGCCTTGTCGGCCATTTCGTCGGTCTTTGCGGCGGCGTTGTCGACGGCGGCAGCAGCCTTGTCACCCAGCTCGTCGGTAGCGGCAGCTGCGTTGTCGGCAGCATTGGCAACGTCATTGCCTGCCGATTCCGCTGTCGTCTCGGCAGCTTCCTGGGTCTTTTCCGAGCAGGCGGAAAGCGTCAGGGCGGTCGCCGCGGCGGCAGCGAGGATCGTGAACTTGCGCATGTGGTGAATTACTCCCCTTGGTGTTCGCACCCGCAGTGCGGGTTGAGGGGGCAACGCATGAACACGATTTAATATCCCGTCGCAGAAAAAGGGCGCGGCAACCGATGATGCCGCGCCCCTGTTCCAGTGTATCAAGGCCGGGATGATCAGCCCAGGTTCGCGCTCACCATGCAGTACAGCATCGGCAGCGACAGCAGCAGGTTGGTGCGGCTTGCGGCGAGAGCGCGGGGTGCTGCAGCAGCCTTTTCCTCGGCCGAGGCTTCGACGATCCCGAGGATCTTCTTCTGGGCGGGCCAGATGATGAACCACACGTTGAATGCCATGATCAGCGCCAGCCACATGCCAAGCCCGATCATGTTGACGTTGCCTTCGCCCGAGAAAGACAATGCCTGATGGCCATAGCCGTTGACGAACGCGATGACGAGGCCGGTGACCACGGTCAGCAGCGCGGCATAACGGAAGAAGAAGAACACCTTCGGTGCGATGTGGCCGGTGATCGCGCCTTTCTGCTCGGCGGGGATCTTCGGCATGGTCGGAACCTGCACGAAGTTCAGGTAATAGAGCAGGCCGATCCACAGGATCCCGAAGAAGGCATGGAGCCAGCGGAACACCGAGTTGGTGTCAACCGGGGCGGATGCGCCGTAGCCCACCATCACCGCGATGGCAGCGACAAGACCGACGACAAGAACGAGATGAAGATTGCCAAAGAACTTGGCCATGTGATTTCCCCTATGTGCAACCGTCATATGGCAGGAGCACGACCATGCCCCCACGGTTGCCGCGCATATTAGGCAGCGTGCCGCAAATGTCACACAAAATTAGGGATGGGGTTCCAGCCCCTTGGGGAAGCGCAGGTGCGCCTCAATCGTGCGGAGGGTTCTGTTCCACCTCGGTCTGCTCGTCCATCGCCAGCCCATGCTTCATCAGCATCGGGATCTGCGCGAAAGTGAACAGGAACGACAGCGTGGTGACGCCCCAGAGCTTGGCCTGCAGCCAGATCTCGAAATTGCCGTTCGCCGTGTTGAAGAAATAGCGCAGGACTTCGTTCAGCGCGGCAAGGAACAGGAAGAAGAACGCCCAGTTCCGCGAAAGCTTCAGCCAGCCTTCCTCGTTCAGCCCGTCGAATGCGGCCTCAAGCAGGTAGCGCAGCATGGCTTTGCCTTTGGCAAGACCCGCAAACAGCACGCCGGCAAAAAGCAGGTAGATCGCCGTTGGCTTGACCTGGATCCAGAAGGGATCGCCCAGCAGGACGGTCAAGGTCCCGAACCCGAGTATCAGCACTGTCGACAGCCACAGCATCGGCGAAATCTTGCCGAGCCGCAGCTTCGAGACGATCAACGCCACGACCGTTGCGACCATGAAGGCCGCGGTGCCTTTGGTAACTGCCACCACCTCGGCAAGTCCGGCGTCCCCGCCGTCGCGCTTGAAGTAGCGGTAGGCGAGGAAGAACACGAGCAGCGGGCCGTAATCGACCAGCAGGTTCACCCATGATGATTTGGGCTTCTTCTGCGTCTCGCTCACCGGAACACTCCTGCGATGACCTTGGCAACAAGGTCGGGATCGAACGGGCGCAGATCGTCGATCTTCTCGCCCACGCCGATCGCGTGGATCGGCAGGCCATATTGCTCGGCCGCCGCCACCAGCACGCCCCCGCGCGCGGTTCCGTCGAGCTTGGTCATGATCAGGCCGGTCACGCCCGCCACTTCCTTGAAGATCTCGATCTGCTGCAGCGCATTTTGTCCGTTGGTGGCGTCGAGCACCAGCACCACGTCGTGCGGGGCTTCGGGATTGAGGCGGCCGAGCACGCGGCGCACCTTTGCCAGCTCGTCCATCAGCTCGCGCTTGTTCTGGAGGCGACCGGCGGTATCCACGATCAGCGTGTCGATGCCGGTGTCGGTGGCAGTCTTTACCGCATCGAACACGATAGCAGCCGGGTCGCCGCCCTCGGGGCCGGTGACGATGGGCACGCCGAGCCGATCGGCCCAGACCTTGAGCTGGCCGATGGCGGCAGCACGGAAAGTGTCGCCGGCCGCCAGCATCACGCCATAGTCCTGCTCCTGGAACAGGTGGGCAAGCTTGGCGATGGTGGTTGTCTTGCCCGATCCGTTGACACCGATGACGAGGATCACTTGCGGGCGCGGAAAGGCCACGATCTCCAGCGGCTTGGCCACCGGGCGCAGGATCGCGGCAATCTCCTCGGCCACGGCCTCCTTCAGACCCTGTTCGTCCACGCCATTCTCGAACCGGGCACCTTTCAGGCGTTCGCGGATGCGGGCAGCGGCGCGCGGGCCGAGGTCGGACAGAATCAGCGCGTCTTCGATGTCATCGAGCTGCGCATCGCTGAGGCGGCTGCTGCCGACGATGCCGCCGAGATTTTCGGCAAGCCGCTCGGACGTCTTGCGGAATCCGCCGAGGATGCGGTCGGACCAGCTTGCGCTGGCAGGTTCCGGACTCATTCCAGTATTCCTTCAACAATCTTGGTCGGCGTTACCGTGACGAGGCTCCCGACAGGAGTACCTTCCGGAACGCGGTAGGTCGCAAAGTGTCCCGCATGGCCGGTTCCGTCGCGCTCGGCAAGGACTTGCGCAGGCATGCCGAGCAGAGATCGCAGCCAATCCCGGCGTTGCTTTGCCACTTCGGCCCGCACCTCGGCCGCTCGTTCCTTGACGAGCATCGGATCGACTTGCGGCATCCGCGCTGCGGGCGTGCCGGGACGCGGGGAGTAGGGGAAGACGTGACCGTGGACGACCGCGCATTCGCGCACGATCGAGACGTTGTCGGCGTGCATCTCGGGCGTTTCGGTCGGGAAACCGGCGATAAGGTCGGCACCGATCGCAAGGCCCGGGCGCCGCTTCTTCATACGCTGCACCAGATCGATCACGTCCCGGCGCGAGTGCCGCCGCTTCATCCGCTTGAGCACCATGTCGTTGCCGGATTGCAGCGAGAGATGGACATGCGGCATCACCCGCGGCTCCTGCGTGATCAGGTCGAACAGTAGCGGATCGATCTCCACGCCGTCGAGCGAGGACAGGCGCAGGCGGGGCAGTGCGGGGAAAGCGCCAAGGATCGCAGCGACAAGATCGCCAAGCCGTGGGCTTGCGGCCAGGTCCGCGCCCCACGAAGTGACATCGACGCCGGTCAGCACGACCTCATTCACGCCTTCATGCCGTGCAATTGCCTCGATGACTTGCCTGGTCTCGAACGAAACGCTGGTCCCCCGGCCCTGCGGGATGATGCAGAAGGTGCAGGCGTGATCGCAGCCGTTCTGCACCGGCACGAAGGCGCGGGTGTGCTTGCCCTTTGCGAAATGGGCGGTGGAAACGGGGGCAGCGGTCCAGAGTTCGGGCTTTAGCTTGTCGGCATTGGGCACCACCGCATCGACCTCGGCCATGGCGGCGAATGCGTTCTGCTCGATCGTGGCGGCGCAGCCCGTGACCACAAGCCGTGCTTCGGGGTTTTCCTTCCGCAGCCTGCGCACCGCCCGGCGCGACTGGCGTACGGCTTCAGCGGTGACGGCGCAGGAGTTGACGACCACGGTCGGCGGCCCGCCGTCCAGAAACCCGCTGATCGCCTCGCTTTCGGCAATGTTGAGGCGGCAGCCGAGGGAGACGACCTGTCCGCTCATGCGGGGAAGTCAGCGTCCTCGAAGGAGCCTTCGAAGCTCAGCGCGGCGGGACCTGTCATCTCGATCGAGCCGCCTTCGGGCCAGGCGATGGTGAGGGGGCCGCCGGGCAGGTCGACGCGGACCTTGCGGCCGGTCAGTTTGCGGCGCATCGCCGCAACGGCCGTCGCGCAGGCGCCGGTGCCGCAGGCGCGGGTCAGGCCGGCACCGCGCTCCCACACGCGCAGCTTGAGGTGGTCCGGGCCGACCACGCTTGCGACATTGACGTTCACGCGCTCGGGGAAAACCGCATCGTTTTCAATGACTGGGCCCAGTCTTTCCAGCTCTACCGCATCGGCATCGGGCACGAAGAACACCGCATGGGGGTTGCCGACATTGACGCCGACGGGATTTTCCAACTCTTCCCAGCCAAGCGGCAACTCAAGGGTATCCATGGCATAACTCAGGGGTATGTCCTGCCAGCCAAAGCGGGGCAGGCCCATGTCGACGGTGACGCCATCCTCGCCCGCCTCGGAGCGGATCAGCCCACCCAGGGTCTCGATCGCGTTCGTGCCCCGAGCAGAAGTCCAACAGCGCGACTGGCGTTCCCGCAAGCCTCGACCTCGCCGCCGTCGTTGTTGAAGATGCGCATGCGCACGTCGGCGACCTGCGATGGTTCGAGCACGATGAGCTGATCGCAGCCGATGCCGGTGCGGCGGTCGGCCAGCGCGGCGGCGCGGCGCGTGGTCATCGCCACCGGCGTCTCGCGCGCGTCGATCACCACGAAATCGTTGCCGAGGCCATGCATCTTGCGGAAGGGAATGCGCATGGCGCGCGACTTAGGGATTGCCGCGCCTCGTGGCAATCATTTCGCCGAAAATCAGGCCGTCGCCGCTCGCGGAAGTTCGAGCGGTTCGCTGGGCGAGGGGACGACAACGCTGGGCAGAAGGTTGCTGCTGGCCAGCAGGGCACGGACTTCGTCCGCATCTGCCGGCTGACCGTAAAGGTAGCCCTGGCCCTTGAACGAACCGTATTTGCGCAGTTCGTCCAGCACTTCGGGACTTTCGATGCCTTCGGCAGTGATCGGCAGGTCCATTCCCTTGCCGAGCGAGGAGATCGCCTCGATGATCGTGCCACTGTCCTTGCTCTTGCCGAGCGTCGAGACGAAGAAGCGGTCGATCTTGATCCGGTCGAAGGGCAGGGTGCGCAGCTGCGCCAGTGACGAATAACCGGTGCCGAAATCGTCGAGGCTGATGCGGATGCCCTGATTCTTGAGGCTGGTGATCAGGGTGCGCACGACGCCGACGTTCTCGTGCAGGCAGGTCTCGGTAATTTCGATGTCGAGCCGGTGCGGCGGGAAGTTGGCTTCGACCAGCAGCTTGAGCAGCTTCTGGGCAAACCACGGATCGCGCAACTGCAGTGGCGAGATGTTGACCGAGAGAGTGAGCCGCGGATCCCACTCGCGCGCATCGCGCAGTGCCTGGCGGATCAGGCTTTCCGACAGTTCGGAGATCAGGCCGATTTCCTCGGCGATGGGAATGAACAGTTCGGGCGAAAGCAGGCCGTGCTTGGGGCTCTTCCAGCGGGCAAGCATTTCGAAGCCGGTCAGTTCGCCAGAGTCGAGATCGACCTGCTTTTCGTAATAGGGCACGAATTCGCCGCGCGGGATTCCTTCGCGGATGCCGCGCTCCAGCTCGCTGCGGAAGCGCAACTCGCTCTCCATGTTCTGCTCGAACCAGTAGTAGCGGTTCCGGCCGGCTTTCTTGGCCTGATACATGGCCAGGTCTGCGCGGTGGATCAGCAGTTCCGCCAAGGCGGCGGCGTCGCTCGTGTCAGCAGGACTCGTGTTGGCAAGGCCGATCGAGGCGGTCACTTCGAGCGCGAGTCCATCGATCTCCACGGGGCGGGCGATCGAAGTGTTCAGGCGGAGCATCAGGCGGTCGATGGCTTCGACGTGGTCCGGATCGTAGATCGTGGCAAAGGCGAACTCGTCACCACCAAGGCGCGCCATGATCGATTTTTCAGGCAGCAGTGCCCGAATCCGCTCGGCGGTCTGCAGCAGCACGGCATCGCCTGCCTGATGACCATGGGCGTCGTTCGACTTCTTGAAGTTGTCGAGGTCCATCATCATCGCCACGACCTCGTGGCCGGTGACCCGGGCGGCGCGGATCATGTCCTGAAGAGCAGGGCCAATGCTCCGGCGGTTGAGGCAGCCGGTCAGCGCGTCAGTATGGGCCAGCTTGTGGGCCACTTCCTCGGCGATACGGCGCTGGCCGACTTCGCGGGTGAGATCGACGTAGCGGCGCCAACCGAACAGCAGGAGGGCGATGTTGAGGACCAGGGCAGTTCCGAGCATCGGCTCCTGCGGTCTCGCGCCCGTGGCCAGTGAATGCAGGAAGTCGCGCAGTACGGACGAGCCGTTGGCCACAAAGAGCAGGACGGCTGCAATGATGACACCGAGACCCACGATATCGTGTTCCCGCCGGTCGGTGGGCGCCCTGCTGCCAGCATCCGGGGCAATATCCCGTTTCTCGAACTTGATCGGCGTTGTCGCCATGCCCCCGCTCTCACCTTTGCCGCATGTCCTGCGGTTCGATACCGTCAGGGCCAAAGCTAAGGGAACGTCCTGAAATTTTGGTTAAGAACTATGTCCGGTACCGGTCAGCGGCAGCGCCAGGGACGGGAGCAGTGGGTGGACGTCGGAGCAAGCTGCTTGCCTTGCGGGCAAAGCGGAGTTAAGGGGCGGGCCTGCGAGCGCCATGGCGTCTTGCGGATTCGACAACGGCCCCTGTTCAGGATGCCACACGCTGGTCGGCGAGGTTTCGCCCACCGGCGTTTTTCGCGTTACGCGAAAGTGGTCCCCGATCAAGGGCATGATGATGGGAATTGCGCGTGTTCGACAGTCTTTCAGACCGGCTTGGAGGCGTATTCGATCGCCTGCGCGGCCGCGGCGCGCTGCGTGAGGAAGACGTCCTTGCCGCCATGCGCGAAGTGCGCATCGCGCTGCTCGAGGCCGACGTTGCGCTTCCCGTTGTCCGCCGCTTCGTCGATCAGGTTTCAGAGCAGGCCGTCGGCCAGTCGGTCC is a window of Novosphingobium sp. THN1 DNA encoding:
- a CDS encoding DsbE family thiol:disulfide interchange protein, which encodes MTEPAPKRSGLAIWLPLILFGAFFALVIWGLVRPADREVASTFIGKPLPQFNLAAATDDRPGLNTAEMKGKPRLLNVFASWCIPCAVEAPQLEALRQQGIEIDGVALRDRKQDLEDFLARNGNPFARIGKDDLSEVQLAIGSSGVPETFVIDAKGVIRYQHIGEIRPEDVPLILEKLKEAQS
- a CDS encoding cytochrome c-type biogenesis protein; amino-acid sequence: MALLAAQPLFAQDQLPPAPYAYKQLEDPAQEAKAQRLMETLRCLKCQSQAISDSDAPMAGDMRHQVRTRIKAGEDPEAIRAWLVERYGDYVSYAPQNKPIMWPLFAAPLVILLLAAILLRGRFRKGAKPEGGE
- a CDS encoding tetratricopeptide repeat protein, with the translated sequence MTWILIVLVAAIVFALLAFVLKMPRAGWELSGAALLVGIAGYALQGHPGTPGAPKAPIENKRAADEALVKQRQQMGDQFAQGQSWMILADGLARQGQYGAAAEVLRKGTQQFPQDADLWVSLGNALVGHSDGIITPAAQFAFQKAAAIAPDHPGPRSSWVWHSPSPAG
- a CDS encoding sensor histidine kinase, which gives rise to MSDSALLREILDAQLETVCRFRSDGLILFVNRAYAATLAREPHELTGRNLWDFVTGEDQNHVRAMLRNLTPAHPELTIENRFEAAGGTRWMLWRNHALEFDDAGEWSVAQSTGIDITERKQLEEQLKLLVDELNHRVKNTLMVVQAMAHQTFRGGGAADGRIGTFSNRLAALSGAHDALSRTNWAGAHLADIVNHGLLICRADDMRLDVSGPDVVMPANATVSLVMVLHELATNAMKYGALSGLTGRVTVRWAVDESEMVVIDWVESGGPAVNVPERRGFGSRLLTEAIPRQLGGRVDLDYNEAGLRCRIAVPHVRPTPGTHDD
- a CDS encoding response regulator; its protein translation is MSGQLLGRTMIDGKRILVVEDEFIVAAMLCDALEDHGAVPLGPVGRVSEGLEAIAAGGIDAAVLDWNLAGESGSSLAEALAAREVPFIIATGYGSVDPPFNDRPILSKPYVSAHLIEKLAGLFTS
- a CDS encoding urate hydroxylase PuuD, which gives rise to MAKFFGNLHLVLVVGLVAAIAVMVGYGASAPVDTNSVFRWLHAFFGILWIGLLYYLNFVQVPTMPKIPAEQKGAITGHIAPKVFFFFRYAALLTVVTGLVIAFVNGYGHQALSFSGEGNVNMIGLGMWLALIMAFNVWFIIWPAQKKILGIVEASAEEKAAAAPRALAASRTNLLLSLPMLYCMVSANLG
- a CDS encoding inner membrane-spanning protein YciB, producing MSETQKKPKSSWVNLLVDYGPLLVFFLAYRYFKRDGGDAGLAEVVAVTKGTAAFMVATVVALIVSKLRLGKISPMLWLSTVLILGFGTLTVLLGDPFWIQVKPTAIYLLFAGVLFAGLAKGKAMLRYLLEAAFDGLNEEGWLKLSRNWAFFFLFLAALNEVLRYFFNTANGNFEIWLQAKLWGVTTLSFLFTFAQIPMLMKHGLAMDEQTEVEQNPPHD
- the ftsY gene encoding signal recognition particle-docking protein FtsY, with amino-acid sequence MSPEPASASWSDRILGGFRKTSERLAENLGGIVGSSRLSDAQLDDIEDALILSDLGPRAAARIRERLKGARFENGVDEQGLKEAVAEEIAAILRPVAKPLEIVAFPRPQVILVIGVNGSGKTTTIAKLAHLFQEQDYGVMLAAGDTFRAAAIGQLKVWADRLGVPIVTGPEGGDPAAIVFDAVKTATDTGIDTLIVDTAGRLQNKRELMDELAKVRRVLGRLNPEAPHDVVLVLDATNGQNALQQIEIFKEVAGVTGLIMTKLDGTARGGVLVAAAEQYGLPIHAIGVGEKIDDLRPFDPDLVAKVIAGVFR
- a CDS encoding MiaB/RimO family radical SAM methylthiotransferase; this translates as MSGQVVSLGCRLNIAESEAISGFLDGGPPTVVVNSCAVTAEAVRQSRRAVRRLRKENPEARLVVTGCAATIEQNAFAAMAEVDAVVPNADKLKPELWTAAPVSTAHFAKGKHTRAFVPVQNGCDHACTFCIIPQGRGTSVSFETRQVIEAIARHEGVNEVVLTGVDVTSWGADLAASPRLGDLVAAILGAFPALPRLRLSSLDGVEIDPLLFDLITQEPRVMPHVHLSLQSGNDMVLKRMKRRHSRRDVIDLVQRMKKRRPGLAIGADLIAGFPTETPEMHADNVSIVRECAVVHGHVFPYSPRPGTPAARMPQVDPMLVKERAAEVRAEVAKQRRDWLRSLLGMPAQVLAERDGTGHAGHFATYRVPEGTPVGSLVTVTPTKIVEGILE
- a CDS encoding bifunctional diguanylate cyclase/phosphodiesterase — translated: MATTPIKFEKRDIAPDAGSRAPTDRREHDIVGLGVIIAAVLLFVANGSSVLRDFLHSLATGARPQEPMLGTALVLNIALLLFGWRRYVDLTREVGQRRIAEEVAHKLAHTDALTGCLNRRSIGPALQDMIRAARVTGHEVVAMMMDLDNFKKSNDAHGHQAGDAVLLQTAERIRALLPEKSIMARLGGDEFAFATIYDPDHVEAIDRLMLRLNTSIARPVEIDGLALEVTASIGLANTSPADTSDAAALAELLIHRADLAMYQAKKAGRNRYYWFEQNMESELRFRSELERGIREGIPRGEFVPYYEKQVDLDSGELTGFEMLARWKSPKHGLLSPELFIPIAEEIGLISELSESLIRQALRDAREWDPRLTLSVNISPLQLRDPWFAQKLLKLLVEANFPPHRLDIEITETCLHENVGVVRTLITSLKNQGIRISLDDFGTGYSSLAQLRTLPFDRIKIDRFFVSTLGKSKDSGTIIEAISSLGKGMDLPITAEGIESPEVLDELRKYGSFKGQGYLYGQPADADEVRALLASSNLLPSVVVPSPSEPLELPRAATA